The following coding sequences are from one Schizosaccharomyces osmophilus chromosome 1, complete sequence window:
- the pom2 gene encoding DYRK family protein kinase Pom2: MENPNDHPATTNNHRKHPSITLLGLRSDKHSKDSSRHHLPKFAHTNPISASRPLLQHQYSQNSKILAEVFQKAKLSRDTSAPPMNVKQEEANISDIIDVSNNQPNSPSFAMNTNQNDAETKFDNELAIENNTNKVENKKPVNPPLFQNRRIVLDKLVQPELGSKPLGPSEAAVGNTGNEEITSSSSSTVKTPLGERYQENLPLNNFSVAKEPKDYALKEHSISNLSANNPSTPTSHTNGPGGPRSLNNSSGHAASGILETDRLVQPVPNRDSNLQHSPFRVDYSRTSNYNDSSHFLRRNKFFPGRSFSPMSEIVGINDISSNTDFSDLRSDVCSYERNIPATTSKIASYSSASTFRRLPRAPGSKVHTEVPKSPLRPRTNYRPLNYSSKIGPVSFDRLLKDADLVMQSLASRQQHKLIQESKNTRRLQKTIRPYPPRSLKRLSEYERARLTAYELEEVKDFPEIYFIGSRGCDKVSKVIAPGCTEELAFDDPNGDYRVNVGDHLFYRYEVINKVGKGSFGEVLRCIDYKYGKLVAIKVIRNRVKCYDQALIEAGILERLTKDESFIESNIIRYFDHFNFRNHLCIVTELLGENLFEVIRDNNYKGFPLIIVKSFTAQLLKSLNFLQKQGIIHCDLKPENLLLCDHTNARVKLIDFGSSCRYNEKVYTYLQSRFYRAPEVILGMPYGKEIDIWSFGCILAELYTGIPLFPGANEAEQLGYIMEVLGVPPRELITISTRSKIYFDSQGQAHPIFNSRGRPLIPSTKRIDQLTRCKSPSFLDLISKCLQWDPKKRITIEMALRHEFIIGNNSENMLRRTPLNSPINSPIKGSNSKLKNPVSHSRIAHPLPNPPLYHNP; the protein is encoded by the coding sequence atggaaaatccaaatgatCATCCAGCTACGACCAACAATCACCGTAAACATCCTTCGATCACTTTACTAGGTTTACGGTCTGACAAACATTCAAAAGACTCTTCTCGTCATCATTTACCAAAGTTTGCACACACAAATCCCATTAGTGCTTCACGACCGCTTTTGCAGCATCAGTATTCGCAAAACAGCAAAATCTTGGCTGAGGTGTTTCAAAAGGCTAAGCTCTCTAGAGATACGTCCGCACCTCCTATGAATGTCAAACAAGAGGAGGCTAATATTTCTGACATAATAGACGTAAGCAACAATCAGCCGAACAGCCCTTCCTTCGCAATGAATACTAATCAAAACGATGCTGAAACCAAATTCGACAATGAACTCGCTATAGAAAACAACACAAATAAAgtcgaaaacaaaaagcctGTCAACCCTCCTTTATTTCAGAATAGAAGGATTGTTTTAGATAAGTTAGTCCAACCTGAACTAGGAAGCAAGCCGTTGGGCCCGAGTGAAGCTGCTGTAGGTAATACAGGGAACGAAGAAATTACATCCTCTTCAAGTTCAACTGTGAAAACCCCTCTAGGGGAAAGGTATCAAGAAAATCTTCCCTTAAATAATTTCAGTGTTGCAAAGGAACCCAAAGATTACGCATTGAAAGAACACTCTATTTCTAATTTATCTGCAAACAATCCGTCTACGCCAACCTCTCATACGAATGGTCCAGGTGGACCAAGAAGCTTGAATAACTCATCAGGACATGCGGCCTCTGGGATATTGGAGACAGATAGGCTTGTACAACCTGTGCCGAATCGGGACTCAAATTTACAGCATTCACCTTTCCGCGTCGATTACAGTCGAACGAGTAATTACAATGATTCCTCACATTTTTTAAGAAGAAATAAGTTTTTTCCTGGAAGGTCTTTTTCTCCAATGTCGGAAATAGTTGGAATAAATGACATTTCCTCTAATACGGATTTCTCCGATCTCCGCTCTGATGTGTGCTCATATGAGAGGAATATTCCTGCAACAACAAGTAAAATTGCTAGCTATTCTTCCGCTTCAACTTTTAGACGATTACCAAGGGCACCAGGCTCTAAGGTTCATACGGAGGTCCCCAAATCACCTCTACGCCCTCGAACGAACTATCGACCTCTTAATTATAGCTCAAAGATTGGCCCTGTTTCATTCGACAGATTACTAAAAGATGCAGATTTAGTAATGCAGAGTTTGGCCTCTCGACAACAACATAAACTAATACAGGAATCGAAGAATACCAGAAGACTTCAAAAGACTATTCGCCCATATCCTCCAAGATCCCTTAAAAGACTATCTGAATATGAACGAGCACGTCTTACCGCTTatgaattggaagaagtaaaGGACTTTCCTGAAATATACTTTATAGGATCCCGTGGCTGTGATAAAGTGAGTAAAGTTATAGCCCCCGGATGTACCGAAGAATTGGCATTTGATGATCCTAATGGAGATTATAGAGTCAACGTTGGTGATCACCTATTCTATCGGTACGAGGTTATAAACAAAGTCGGTAAAGGTAGTTTTGGCGAAGTGTTACGTTGTATCGATTACAAGTATGGAAAGTTGGTTGCAATTAAAGTCATCCGAAATCGTGTAAAATGCTATGATCAAGCATTAATTGAAGCCGGAATCCTTGAAAGGTTGACGAAAGATGAGAGTTTCATTGAGAGCAATATTATTCGATACTTTGATCATTTTAACTTCAGAAACCATCTTTGTATCGTGACTGAATTGCTGGGtgaaaatctttttgagGTAATAAGAGACAATAATTATAAAGGATTTCCTCTCATTATTGTGAAGAGCTTCACAGCCCAGCTACTTAAGTCTTTaaatttccttcaaaaacaaggaaTTATACACTGCGATCTGAAACCGGaaaatcttttgctttgtgATCACACAAATGCAAGGGTCAAGTTGATTGACTTTGGAAGCAGTTGCAGgtataatgaaaaagtttatACTTACTTGCAATCAAGGTTTTATCGTGCCCCCGAAGTTATACTAGGAATGCCTTatggaaaggaaattgatATTTGGAGTTTTGGCTGTATTTTAGCAGAATTATACACCGGTATACCTCTTTTTCCAGGCGCTAATGAGGCTGAACAATTGGGTTATATAATGGAGGTTCTAGGTGTTCCGCCAAGAGAGTTGATAACCATTTCAACCAGgtcaaaaatttattttgattctcAAGGACAGGCTCATCCAATATTTAATAGTCGAGGTCGTCCCCTTATACCTTCAACCAAAAGAATAGATCAACTCACCCGCTGTAAAAGCCCTTCTTTCCTGGACTTAATCTCAAAGTGCTTACAGTGGGACCCCAAAAAACGCATAACAATTGAAATGGCTTTACGACATGAATTTATCATAGGCAATAATTCAGAAAACATGCTAAGAAGGACGCCTTTAAATAGTCCGATCAACAGCCCAATTAAAGGTTCTAActcaaaattaaaaaatccTGTTTCTCATTCTAGGATCGCTCATCCTCTGCCTAATCCTCCTTTGTATCATAACCCATAG